TATAATCcaatttaatcttattttaagaaaaaaatataagaagaagaagagaacaaTATTACAATATAGGAGGATAATAATTTTGAGAGAAGATTTCTAAATACCCCTTCTCCTATAGCAAGCTTTCCTTTTATAGGCGTCTTAATAGTGCATTTGATAATTGTTCttgacaaaaacaataaaaggtGTACAGTAATATGATAATGGTCACCGAaagttgctttgtcttgatgcGTCAGTGAAAACAGTAAAAGTTGTATAGTAACATGATAATAGTTGCCGAAAGTTGATTTGTCTTGATGTGTCAACTGAAAcagtaataataattattattgtctTAATGTCctaactggcttgaataatagtACCCTTTCATAATTGAAGATCAGAGTATATCATTATTCCACATCCCTCTTGCAACAATAACAAGTTCTTAGCACGCCAAGTCTCCATGAAATAgtggaaaaaatataattatgatcatATTGTTAATATGTTCTCACAAGTTACCAAACCTCTTGAAGCAGATTTCAAGCCCAATTAATTTCAATAACAAGCAAAGATGAACTTAAGAAATTAGTAAGTTtctaataatgatgatgaagaaagtCTGTCATCAAGCAATTCTTTTTAGACCCAATTATTTCCAGCCTAGCATACCTCTCTAGTAGGAGTGTGacaaaaaaagggaaatgatattcccactTAGGGATATCACTGACAAAAGTCAccaattgtaatatttttttatttaatggctAAGGAAGTGTTTTCTAATAagtttgtattctttttttcttttttaaaaaatgatttaagggttttaaaaaatgtttaaaaaaaaccaaaaaaaaatttttttgcaCACTTGGTGACTTTTGTCAGTGGATGTggcaaccaaaaaaaaaaccagaaaatcgTTGAATAAAACCGAACTAGTGTGCTCGTTAtcagttttcatattttgaaaactccTTTGAATCGAACTgacagatatatattttttaattttttatattatatataaaataatttttatataattttttatattatatacaattttagtCTTATTATTCATTCCTATTAATCTTACAACtaatataattagacactaataaattagtaattgttaataatagaTACTAAATTCTATCAATTAAACTTAgtgttgagaaaattataatactaaacTTATGTAGTATTGCACGTATAAATGGTAAATAGGAAAAATTGAATCGgacaaaaatcaaaaaatttgaaagttttaattttggTGATAAATCAGTCCGtattaattcttaaatttttcaaaccGGTATATATAGTTTAGTTCTAAAATTTGTTCATAACGGCACTGGTTATACCCATTATATCTAGCCCAAAATGCCTTCCCTTCAcatatttttctcctctccaaCAAACACAATTACTGCAAGATGCTCAAGACCCATTTGATTTAGACTTTTCAGATCATGATCTACGGCTTGCgccataaaacataaaataaagatgTTACCTTGCAGggtctattattattattattattattatttgataatcAAGATTATATTGTCATtagcaatattatttttttatagatccAACGCACGATTGGATTGAGTCtcacaattataaattttttataattataataaatctcataACAAATATGTTGACAAACCAAACTTACAAGTAGTAAAAGTCAATTTAAGAAATTGATCGTAAAAGAGGGAGGGATGCCTAAAAGCAAGTTTATTACCTTTGCTACAGATGCAATCATGTCAACATACCATACCACCTCTTGATTATGTAACCACATTACGCATATGCTACAAGAAGCCATTTAGCCAAAAATAggttacaaaaataaaagcaggtgtgtggtgtaaagatgataaatagaatttctttatgaaaaatactaaatgtacttaagaaaaatttataaaaaatttatttcttcacatgtcaattattgatatattgaaaattatgaaattttaaatttaaattttaaatttaaaaaaaaaactaacaaaataaatcttataaataaaaatataaataaaactatacGTACATAGAACTACGCAAACGGTTATACAGCAAAACATTTCGTatactactatttttttattttttaactttttctaatttttaggtTGTCATTTTTATGAATCTAAAGACAAGGAAAGAACCAAACGGGCTGCCGCAAATCCCATTGCTTGAGCCTACTACGATTCTGGACTTGTAATCAGAGGCCCATGACATAAAGCCAGTCCAGAGGTCCAAAAGATTCCCCCGTCTTTCGTAATTTTAAGGATGATGAAGGATCTTTTCGCCAACACTTTTGTGGAAACCCTAGTTCTTCTTATAGTTCAGTATATAAAAGCTATGAACCTAACAACGCCATGCCTGGCAGCGTTACAAATTACCAAgcgttgtctctctctctctctctctctctctctctgtttctgtCTGTGCTATATGTATTCTTGTTTATGATTGATGAATATGCCTCTTATTTGGATGCCTTTGATCTGATAGCCCATGGATTCAGGGTGTTTCCTTCCATTCTTATCGTGGAGTATATAAGAGGCAGAGTCTTGTGCAAGGGAGTTGAGTCACTTTGCCTTAGTAGCATTTCCCAGGCACAGTGAATAACACCTTGCCAAATccccttttgtttttatatctTACTTTCttccttcattaaatttttcACTTAGATTTGGTTGATCCTCAagttttctcttgttttctgcTAATTATTTGTAGTTACCATTACATATGAATTTTCTTCTCTAAACATCTTAGCATATGGGGGGGCTCCAATGATGGCATGAAATCTTTGAGACCTGATTGTCCAATTTGATGACAACTATAAGCATATTTTCTGAGGATGCCTTCCAATTAAAtgactattttgttttttttttactgcaaTCCTGGTTTTGGGTCGACTGGTTAATTACTTATAATTCTTGTTATTCAATCATTTTCTATGTTGGTATATAGACTATAGAGGATAATGTCGTCGACCGAGTTGATTATCCATGCAGATGATGAATATGCACTGGGCTCTGAGCAGTTGATTATCAGCTGTTTTATTGATGGACAATGCAGCCCTAGAAAGCTATATCTGATGTTGTCCCTTTGTTCATccaattttggttttttttttttttttccttcttctaatTGGGGTTTGTTTGGAATTAAAAGTTTTATTCAACCAAGCTTCAGCTGAAGCGTTTTGCGATGCCAACATTGGGCTGAAATGTTCTGTTTAAAGcgttttaaaattgatatggaagCGATTGACACTAAACTTATTCATTTTGTGGGTGAGATATTGTAAAGCACATTTATGCAACCTTATCAATTGTGTATTTTTGTTTCGGTTTTAAAGCTAAAAGCTGTAGAGCCTAATGGATAGAGAGCTTAAGAGGTCggttttataacatgttctagGTCTAAATCTTTTGGGTAGGCATTAGATGATTGATAATGAGCTAGCATTAGATCCTGTTCTtccttaaattcttaaaaattgaataggatattattaaaatattattttttaatattattattattttaaaatttaaaaaagttgaaatgtttGTTATATTGTgtgtaaagttaaaaaaattgtaataatgagatgaaatcgttTTTATGTTCAGGGTTATAgttttcaaaaaatctactcaacttcctactattcacacaacctccacactccacattatttttaatttttattatttttttcttttattaaatatttattatatgaataatgaataaaaaatttgaaataatttaaaaagaataaattcaaaaaaaaatttaaaaaaaatattaaaaatttaaaaaatttaaaaaagtgcggagtgtggagtgtggagtgtggtgaaagttgtgtagcaaaactctgtTTCTCGTTCACTGGCCAAGACGGTGTCTGCTGCAGGGGGGATATCaacaagaattaaaaagaaactaCTCAACTGGGTATAGCAAATATGTAATGGCCTCTTAACATTTGtcgagaagaaaaagaaaacacaagggGAATGATTGACTACAGAAACTATGCAGGATAACTTGTTGCTGGGTGAGCAAGGAGCTTTGTAGAATTTATTTACAGTTCAAATTAACAAGGACGCCAAATCTACAAGCTGTTCCCCAAGGCTATGTGGTATAAATCGCATTAAAAGTGAAACAGAGAACttgaattgatgatgatgatgcatgATAAACCAAATTATGTATGTAGGCCTGATTGATAGATAAAGAGTATTTTCATGTCATAAGATGGGCCTTACCAATGCAATATCTTGAAGCAATTCACTGACTGACTTGAGAAGTATTTGAGAATGACCCAAATGGCCAAATGAATGACAACCAATAGCCCAAAGCCGACTGACAACATGCCTCTCTTGTTACATAAGAAGCCTTCTCATATGTGGCACTCAATCCACCCACAGCAGAAGTTATAACCCTACCAATTTATGGCGTTGTGTCGATTATGATACAATAGCATGCGTTCTCTTCGTTTATGAAACATAACTGTTTTTGAAAATCCTATTCTAAAAGGAAAGCCAGACAGACAATAGCAAACTCAATCTGAGCTCATAGTGCAAGCAACGAATGAATGAATGCCTGCATGTTTACATTCTTATGAACATGCACTCCCATGTCCAGTGCAGAAAGAGGAAGACCTGCAGCTTTCTTTAGAAACATAAAGTAATTGAAGTTTACAAAAACGttcatatgatattatattCAAGATCAGTTCTtgtcttttaaaataaaaacataaagtaATTAAAGTTTAGTATCTAGTTTTTTTTGTGTATCCACACCACTTACAGTagcagccaaaaaaaaaaagcagaaagGAAGCAAAGACTAGCAGCATCGCCCTGTTTCAGAAGGCAACACTATGAGTGGTTGGCTGAATAATCCTCACCTCACCTAGTGCCCATTCAAACCCTCCCCCCAGAGAGACCCCTTGCTGGGTTAGCAAATACCATACATCATACCATAAAAACACAAAGCACAAGTATCTTTCCACGTCTAAGTGATTGGAAATCAAAGGGGAAACGTGcattttaaataaactatatcAGGGTATAACATGGTATTTGTAGTAATCAAAAGTTATTTCTCACAACAACattatacaaatttttcaaaagccTCTTCAGATAAAGTAATCTCACTATCAGTATCCATGTCAGTgatgctctgctctgctctgctcttcACCCCATGCACCATAACATGTCTTCTGGCGGTTGTGTGGGGTATTCTTGTTTTCGTTTTTTTCATGGATGTTGGCCAAAATAAGATGAAGCGAAAACGTGTTTGTTTTCCTTACATTATCAGTGATCTCGAACAAAGCCTCTGGATATAAGGTCGTGGTTTAAGAACAAAACAATAACAGTTATATCATCGTGAAAATGGCGCCGAACCTTCTTGTCAATCTTACAAAGATCTGAGTATCTCATTTCTCGTTTCCTTGCCGCTTCTTGTAGCGCAGCCTTGACAAGCCTTTTGGCACTTCCCTGCAGTTAAGAAGCTGGTGAGCACCATAGGACCCCACAAAAACCTAATTAATGCAACAATATCCTATGAATAAGTACAAGCAGGGGAATCAAATCCACTTAAAGCACcgtgaatgaaaaaaatatataataattcagCTCTGCTCCAAATATGCATGGGATCTAAGTTTCTAGCTTGGCATTTTGCTCACTGTAACAAAACTATAAGAGTCCTGCAACCACCATGCTAATTTAATGGATATAATAATGCAAAaccaagaacaagaaaaattacaaagtaACATAAATCTTAAGCTAGCATGTATCCCCGCAGACACTTCAAAaaggttttgaaaataaatttgtgcACATCTTTAAGTTTATTAGACATGCCTGTTTAAGATgaacacattatatataaaaagataaaaatacaggaatttaaatttacatGAATATAAAAcgagaaaatattaaaagaaagagaTAATATAGCGCTTCTGATATCAAaagtttttttgataagtaaaatagtaaaagtGCAATAGTGGGGGGATTCGAGCTTCTGATATTAAAAGTTCattgatcatttttttcttcccctttttccTTCTGGGGTTACTTTTCTTTCAAGTAGGGCCGAGTGGCAAGTTTCAGCTCAAGACTTTTTTTGTGAGAAACCAAAGCATGCTGAGGAGGCCGGACCATGAAAATTTAGGAAAGATGCATAATATTCTTACCCCATCCTTTTATCTTTCCTTATACTACTTTCTCCCCAGCCTAGGGGAGTGGGGTGGGGTGTGGGGGGTGGCTTTGCCTCTACGGGGCAGGCTGCACTTCCAGGGTAATATTCTCAGCAGTGCTAAAGCCTTCCTAAACCTTCTACACCAGAAACTCATCAAATAGGCTTTAGTAGCAATGCCAATTGGAAGCTAGCTTTAAATAACCACACTTTCATTCTTCCAGGAGCCAGGGGAGAGTTTGTTCAAACTGAGTTAATAACATTACCAAGTACGAGACTGGCAGAAAACAGCaacacaaatcatttcaatcaTCAATACTTGAGCTATTTACAAGAAATTATGTAAACCAAGCAGAATATTGTAATGGTCTTCACAGCTCATACACATGAACAATGAGAGTCCGTCATGTGTAGCAAGAAATCAACGAATAGAAACATTGGAAAGCATAGCCAACAGACCTGAATACAGGATGAAGCTAGATGGCCACATATGAACGAGCATATGAAATTGTAAGATCAATGAAAGAGGATGTATACAGGATAAAATCCAAGTTTTGTCAAGCAAAAGGAATATTGGCACATGAATTATgaatgcatgtttttttttatagctgtATGAATGCATGTTACAATGACATTTACAACATTAATTCCAGTAAATAGATTGATATCATCCAACAGCTAGATGTTAGAAAAGTAGATATCAGGCCATTTACTGGAATTGATGATGGAAATGTCAGTCACATCTACCATGATTCAGCAAATCCCAATCAGTCACCAAGCTTACTAGCACCCAAGAAAATAATGCTGCAATAATAACAGATTATAGTGAACAAAGTCTTACTGCTTGTGGATGACTGTGAACAATATCCACAGCCTTTTCATTGGTCAAGTGTTCCCATAAACCATCAGATGCAAATATAAGGAAAGAATCGTCTCGATGGAGCtgatgagaaataatagttggaACTGCAGTCAAGATTGGCATGTTCATTGGTTCAGGAAGTctgaatttttcatttatcgGTTCCCTATTATACTGTGAATATTTCAGATATACGTCACCTATGGATCTAGAAACCtgcatcaaataaaaaaaatagtcggTTACAAGAAATCACTTTAAGAAGGAAAATAATcagaattgttttttaaatatatttttagattgaTGCAAATTAGAATAGATgcaaaaaaaatcttcaaaagaaaaaaaatcacaaatcaaaACTGTTGCTCCATACTGAATTAGTTCAGATTTTCTTTCATGTAGACATACAGAATCTAACTTTTCTAAAATCGTAAGATTAGTATGTCTAGCCATTTCATCCATTATGACAAAATGGGAAATTCTATGGTCACCCAAGTCAGTACAACTCCATTTCTTCCCTTATTTTTCACTCTACTTAGACAAGGCCATTGAAAACTAAGGAACATTAGGTAATAAAAAGGGAAGAGCCTAAGATCTCTTATTCAAGTCATTTCTGGAATCCAAAGCACAACGAAAAAACAGCATTCTCTCTAATCAAGGATATGTTGGAGATAACAACCACATTTACACAAACTctaatcaataagtaaaactCTGAAATAACCTGGATAATTCCTTTTACTCTCCAAACACCATGCTTGAGAACAACGATTTGAGGATCATTGGGGTGCAACTCCTTAAGCTCCTGCCTGACAGCTTCGATGTTAGCATTGTGTTCTGTTGATAACTGTATTGCGGCAATTCCTCCAGTGTTACCAACTTTCTTGCCCAACACAACACGCGAATCTCCAAGGTTTGCAATGAAGAGAGTCCGCTGAAAAATAACTCCAACTAGACAGCATGACCCAACTGTTGCTATGCTGGGTCGGGTACTCCATAACCGTGACACAAGAGCAGTAAACCCTTCTTCTGTCTCACGGAAAGCTCTTTGAATGGTATCGGTAGTCACAACTCCCTCCGTCTCAGCTGCTATTGCTGCATAAACACAAAGCCTAAGATAGCCAACATAAGAGACTCTCCTCTACagaactaataaaattaaaaaggtaAATTCCCGCGAGAGAACTTCATAACTTCACGTCACATAAATCATTGTGCATCTGAAGAACTTTTCTTGCGTTTGAAAGCGAAAATTACAGTTCTTTAAACTATTAAAAGCAAGAAAAGTACTGACACAGCAGTACCACACATTTGAAAACCTCTTGGAGTTTCAACTGTACACGACACTCCGCAATCCAAAATCTCAAAACGCCCAATCAAAAAAATAGCTTTCCTAAAGCTCACGTAAAGCAAATTTGATCCCAAAAACCACCAGTATAATAACAAACAGTTGCAATCCATGAAAGCAGACAGATaacgcgcgcgcgcgcgcacatcCATGAGTAAGTTTCAGACGTGGCCAATTCAAGACCACAACCCTAAAGTTACTGTATATAAGAGGAGGGGTTTCCAAATCAAAGAACCTTGGAAATGCCTGTACAAGTTTTCACAAACATAGCGAGCGGCGTCAGGACCACCGTGGCCGTCGTAGACGCCGATGAAGGTCCCGAAGGGTCCAGACTCGATCTGGCTCTGATCCTCGAGGACCTGGTTGGCCTGGACCACGGCCATGGAGAAATCCCCGGCCGCGCACTTGCCCATATCGCGGGACCAAAGTAATCCATCTCTACCTTCAATTCCTCCACCGCCAGAGTGGCTGCCGATCACGGAGACGGAATCGAATCTCTCACCGCCGTCCTGCCCGCCGAATGGCTTCCAGCACAGAGAGATCATATTCATCAATGCCTGAAGCATCCCACATCTCtcaaaaaccctaaccctaaccccagCCGGAACCCCGAACCCTCTTCGTCTTCTTCGCAATCGGAGCCTTGGTCTGGGAAAAGGTCCTCCAAGCTCTAGGCGCAGactccagagagagagagagagaaaaggaaaaaaaacctaGTCTTATAGATGGAGTGGGGAGGGATGCGTAGGTTAAGAGGGGGAGGGGGCGTAGTTTAGTAAGCGTGTTCGGTAGTAGAGGAACAGGGAAAAGTTCATTCTCTTGTGGGGAAGAAGATGGTGTGGGGAAGCCTTTGTTGGGTGTGATTTTCAACCTCTCTGTTGCCTCTTCTGTTTGGAAATCGGCAAAATGCTCCCCCAACTCTTCCTACTttattccctctctctctccactttaattttgtcaaaatgttaaaataaagaATGTGCAATTTTCATTGTCTAGCTTTTAGACCTCGTTTGTagttataattcattttaattcac
This window of the Juglans regia cultivar Chandler chromosome 12, Walnut 2.0, whole genome shotgun sequence genome carries:
- the LOC108994796 gene encoding probable protein phosphatase 2C 42 isoform X1, translating into MLQALMNMISLCWKPFGGQDGGERFDSVSVIGSHSGGGGIEGRDGLLWSRDMGKCAAGDFSMAVVQANQVLEDQSQIESGPFGTFIGVYDGHGGPDAARYVCENLYRHFQAIAAETEGVVTTDTIQRAFRETEEGFTALVSRLWSTRPSIATVGSCCLVGVIFQRTLFIANLGDSRVVLGKKVGNTGGIAAIQLSTEHNANIEAVRQELKELHPNDPQIVVLKHGVWRVKGIIQVSRSIGDVYLKYSQYNREPINEKFRLPEPMNMPILTAVPTIISHQLHRDDSFLIFASDGLWEHLTNEKAVDIVHSHPQAGSAKRLVKAALQEAARKREMRYSDLCKIDKKVRRHFHDDITVIVLFLNHDLISRGFVRDH
- the LOC108994796 gene encoding probable protein phosphatase 2C 42 isoform X2; translation: MLQALMNMISLCWKPFGGQDGGERFDSVSVIGSHSGGGGIEAIAAETEGVVTTDTIQRAFRETEEGFTALVSRLWSTRPSIATVGSCCLVGVIFQRTLFIANLGDSRVVLGKKVGNTGGIAAIQLSTEHNANIEAVRQELKELHPNDPQIVVLKHGVWRVKGIIQVSRSIGDVYLKYSQYNREPINEKFRLPEPMNMPILTAVPTIISHQLHRDDSFLIFASDGLWEHLTNEKAVDIVHSHPQAGSAKRLVKAALQEAARKREMRYSDLCKIDKKVRRHFHDDITVIVLFLNHDLISRGFVRDH